A single region of the Zonotrichia leucophrys gambelii isolate GWCS_2022_RI chromosome 9, RI_Zleu_2.0, whole genome shotgun sequence genome encodes:
- the EIF2B5 gene encoding translation initiation factor eIF2B subunit epsilon, producing MAARGTARRGAGGGSARGPDPQEEPPPPLQAVLVADSFNRRFFPISKDRPRALLPMANVAMIDYTLEFLTATGVEETFVFCCWKSAEIKEHLQKSKWCRHTSPNKVRFVTSDLYRSLGDVLRDVDAKSLVRSDFILVTGDVVSNFNISKALEEHKLRRKMEKNVSVMTMIFKESSPGHHARCKEDDIVIAMDSATNRVLHYQRTQGLKRFRFPMSLFQNSIENVEVRHDLLDCHISICSPQVAELFTDNFDYQTRDDFVRGLLVNEEVLGNQIHMHVTTEEYGAHICNLLMYEAVCSDIIRRWVYPLTPEMNFTDDKNQSYTHSKHNIYRGVDVSLGHGSVLEENVLIGQGTVIGSNCSITNSVIGQNCRIGDKVTLDGAVLWDRVHIADNVEIHHSVICDEAEVKEKVKLKPHCVLSSQVVVGPGITLSEGTVISLHPPDEEEEDDDQFSDDSGVNKESKVKLKGYNKKDVGSEGRGYLWKADDKNEEDEEEQRQSLWGPAMPSEEESESDSDLSMGSEEPDSRAASPQLDDIKVFQNEVLGTLQRGEEENISCDNLVLEINSLKYAYNISLKEMMQVLSKVILEFPLQQLDANLDSQNYFSALLPLLKNWTPLFKNYIKRASDHLNALCAIEEFFLEHDSLCTSIAKVLMTFYQLEILEEDVILNWFSLRDTSDKGKQLRKNQRLQKFIQWLEEAEEESSDGDQD from the exons ATGGCGGCCCGCGGTACcgcgcggcgcggggcgggcggggggtcCGCCCGCGGCCCCGACCCGCAggaggagccgccgccgccgctccagGCCGTGCTGGTCGCCGACAGCTTCAACCGCCGCTTTTTCCCGATCTCCAAGGACCGGCCACGG gctCTTTTACCTATGGCAAATGTGGCCATGATTGATTATACCTTGGAGTTCCTAACAGCAACAGGAGTGGAAGAAacctttgttttctgctgttggAAGTCAGCTGAGATAAAAGAGCATTTGCA AAAATCCAAGTGGTGCCGGCACACGTCTCCCAACAAGGTGCGCTTTGTCACCTCGGACCTGTACCGCTCCCTTGGGGACGTGCTGCGCGACGTGGACGCCAAGTCCCTCGTGCGTTCTGACTTCATCCTGGTCACTGGCGACGTGGTGTCCAACTTCAATATATCCAAAGCCCTGGAGGAGCACAA GTTGCGTCGTAAGATGGAAAAGAATGTGTCTGTGATGACGATGATATTCAAGGAGTCCTCGCCTGGCCACCACGCCAGGTGCAAGGAGGATGACATTGTTATTGCTATGGACAGTGCCACAAACCGTGTCCTTCACTACCAGAGAACGCAGGGGCTGAAGCGATTCCGCTTTCCTATG agTCTATTTCAGAACTCTATTGAGAACGTTGAGGTGCGCCATGACTTGCTGGATTGTCATATCAGCATCTGCTCTCCACAG GTGGCTGAACTGTTCACAGACAACTTTGACTACCAGACACGGGATGACTTTGTGCGTGGCCTGTTGGTGAATGAGGAG GTCCTGGGGAACCAGATCCACATGCATGTAACAACAGAAGAGTATGGTGCTCATATATGCAACCTGCTGATGTacgaggctgtgtgctctgacATCATCCGGCGCTGGGTTTATCCTCTCACTCCAGAGATGAACTTCACTGATGACAAGAACCAGAGTTACACCCACTCTAAACACAACATTTACCGAGGGGTGGATGTGAGCCTCGGCCACGGCAGCGTGCTGGAGGAGAACGTGCTCATCGGGCAGGGAACGGTCATTGGCAGCAACTGCTCCATCACCAACAGTGTTATTGGGCAGAACTGCAGGATAG GAGATAAAGTGACTTTGGATGGAGCTGTTCTGTGGGACCGAGTGCACATAGCAGATAACGTGGAGATCCACCATTCTGTTATCTGTGATGAGGCTGAAGTGAAGGAGAAAGTAAAGCTAAAGCCCCACTGTGTGCTCTCTTCTCAG GTAGTAGTAGGTCCTGGCATCACCCTGTCTGAGGGAACAGTGATCTCTCTGCACCCCccagatgaggaggaagaggatgatgaCCAGTTCAGTGATGATTCTGGTGTGAACAAGGAGAGCAAAGTGAAACTGAAAG GTTACAATAAAAAGGATGTAGGCTCAGAGGGCAGAGGCTATCTCTGGAAAGCAGATGACAAGAATgaagaggatgaagaagagCAGAGGCAAAGCCTATGGG GCCCAGCTATGCCCTCAGAGGAAGAGAGTGAATCTGACAGTGACCTGAGCATGGGCTCTGAGGAGCCAGACAGTCGGGCAGCTTCCCCTCAGCTGGATGACATCAAAG TTTTCCAGAACGAGGTTCTGGGTACGTTACAAAGGggtgaagaagaaaacatttcctgTGACAACCTGGTCCTGGAAATCAACTCCCTCAA gTATGCATATAACATTAGCCTGAAGGAGATGATGCAGGTGCTCAGTAAAGTGATCCTGGAgttcccactgcagcagctggatgcaAACCTGGACTCCCAGAACTATTTCTCAGCGTTACTTCCT ctgttGAAGAACTGGACCCCGTTGTTTAAGAACTACATAAAACGAGCATCAGATCACTTGAATGCCTTATGTGCCATTGAGGAATTCTTCTTGGAACATGACAGTCTCTGCACATCGATAGCTAAA